The Nicotiana tabacum cultivar K326 chromosome 1, ASM71507v2, whole genome shotgun sequence genome segment TGATTGCTGATTTACAAGATGTCATCTTTTCTTATTTTCCTCATCTTCTTGAACTTGGACATGATCTACTCTCATTTACTGCAGCAGTAGAATATTACTTGGCACATTTTCTGTGCTCTGAGAACACTATATATGCTGTAACTTTAGTTTAGTTTATAACTCATCCTGTTGCTGATAAAAGCTTGGCAGTTTTTCTCGTGAGAATATGCCGGATAGGACATCTGATTGCAAATATCCTTTAAGGCGGGCTGTTTGCCAGTCTGATTGAAGTTGGAAAGCATAAAAAAGGTGCAAAACATTGTCattggataaactttatcagtGTATTCAGGCAGGAAACTGATATGATTTTTCAGTCATCAATTGGTTTCTATATCCACATTCAGGTTATTCATAGTAAATGTAGGTTACCTCTGTGCTTATGTTGCCCAAACAATTTGATGATATGTTATAAACCTTGTTTAATCTCTTACTGATTActatcttcttcaaattctgtaGAGTACTATTCCATGTTATACTCTCAATTTTTTTATATCCTTACTGATACTATGCCTATGTCTACCTGAACTTTCTTACAATATTTTCTAGTTCTGTGTCAATTTGAATTTGCCATATGGCAAGTATAGTGAAGAAGATAGAACTGAATAAGATTATGTAAGCTGTACTTATGTGAACCTTGCATTGAGCATATCACTTTTACCATTTAACAAAGTAAATAATACCTTGAAAAAATTCGACACAAAGTAATAGGGTTTTTCCCCCTTAAACATGCACCTTTCTTTTTAAATAATAAAGTTAGATCAAAGCTCAGCAGTCTGAAGAATATGTACAAAAATGATACGAGGAAAGGGATAAAACTAGTCATTAGCTGGGGGGAAAATGGCCAGAGTGCACTGATGATATTTTTCTCTTTTGGCCTGGCCTGTATGTACATATTCTATCAGAcctgaaaaaaaaagaaacatatACATCTAAAGAAAAAAACTCAGGGCACTTCAGGCAGCATTAGTCAAGCTCTTTCCTAAACCCCCGCGAGCGCCCCCAGCAACTGATTCATCCTTGCAATTCCCGCTTGTATTTGTAGTCTGACTAACACACCTGCACCTAAGGCAAATGAACCTCGCAGGAACAGCATCCAGGTCGGGTATGCCCGCACATCTGGTATGCTGCCAAACACCGCAGACATCACAAGCCAACATCCTCTCCCCATCATCATCCTTTGCTCCACAGAAGCAATCTACTGTCCATCTCTCAACTCCCCTTTCCATTCTATACCTGCTCAGTGCATTTTTCCCAAGGAACTTTCCTCGGACTGTGACAAACTCAGCAGATCCTAAAAGGAGTTTGACCTGAGTAGCTTCTTTCAGCCCGCTGTACCCAACTAACTCATCAGCTTGGAATCTTCTAAACATCAAGTATACATCTTGAAATGTCCTCGTTGCCTCCGCTTTCAAGTCAGAAATCGTAGCATCCGAGGGCAGAATCATTAATTCTGGAGGAGGATTTCTGGAATGCACATCAGAATGTTCCATGATATCCACCTCACATAACAGCTGGATAGAATCTGATTTTGGGATAGGCAAGAATCTCTCGGGTTGATATTCTTTCATAAATTGCTTGCAATCAAGAACAATTCTAGCGGAGCGAACTGCAAGTTCCCTTTTGGTTAAAGGAATATGATTTAACATTGTCTGCGGGTTTAGCATGCACTCATACAAGTACTTCAAATCTCGACGCAGATGTTCCTCAGATGGGAAGTTTGGAGTGCAAGGCAATCTGTTCCCATTTGTATTCACATTAACCATTGGGTTGCCACGCTCAAGTTTATACTCCATAGCGCCGGATCCATTAACACAGCGGGCATTGACAACCATCCCATCGGCTGCCTGTTTCCCATTGAGTTCCTTTAAGCAATAATCAAGTAGTTCCGGAGGTCCAGCTTTACAGACCGCACCTCTAAGAGCACGCCAGCTGACCCAATTAGACCCAGAGACAGCTCGTAGTACTCTAAACATTGCTTCTTCAACACGTAAAACATCATTACTGGTCCAAGCACATAAGACCTTGGACTTGGAGTCGCAAAGTTTGCGCTTCTTATAAGTGGAATTGTCATCAGCCCCCAATGCAGATTTGCGGGCATCACGAATTGAACTAGTCAAGAAAACAAACAGGTCTCTAATATTTACAAGTTCACCTTCCGACAAGGATTGATAAAACGAAATCAAATCCTGCAAACGGGTTCGAGGTTTCCTTCCTTGAGATAAAAATATGGTCAAGGGCAGAGAAGAAAGGTTCTCTACAGCTTgtttataagcattttgagtcAAACCAAAGCTACCAGCTCCAAACTGATAACCCCATTCACCATACCAGGGATGACCTTTTGTAAGGCAATGTAGCAGACGTAATTCCAAACCATACTTCTTTGAAACATCCATTACACTGATTTTTCTAGCTCCAATAACTTTACAAAGTCGATCCCAGAAATTCATTATATTGTTCCCAGAAAGCAACCTGGAGCCACCTTCTCTGCCATTTACCCTGAGAAGATGCCCATAGCCATTGGAATGGATCACAGCATGCAGAAGATGACTGTTATCTTCCAACTGATGGTACATCCAATCTTCAACATCTTCTGTAGTCATAACATGATTGCACGATTTGCACCTAGACTCAGATAAGTGAAGAGCTTCACCACAGCCGGCACAAGGCTTGTTATAACCGCCGATTGAATTTCCGTCTGACTTGATAATAAAGTGGAAACGCTTTGCACAAACTGGATTACTGCTCCAACCAACGACTCGGCATTGGTCGCAATAAACGGATCTAGATCTGGCGACGTCTTCTTCGATTACATCGAGGCAGACGATTGCCGGAGAAGAGTCCTCGTCGCCGTCGTCGTTGGTGAGGTCGCCGACGCGGAAGAGGATCTGCCACGTCAGCAGGTGAGGAAACAGCGACGAAGGCGGCGGTAAGAGCGCGTGCTTCGACAAAAAAGCCTTTACCGTCGTCCTGAACGGCTCGCTACTACCACCGCCGATACTGCCGACGTCGGGGAACGTGAGAAAGTCGTTGAGGTCCGCCGTGACTCTCCTCTTCAACCGCTTCATAGGCCTTCCATTCATTACCACCATTCTTGTCGTACTCCCCTGATCTCCGCGCGTGTCACCCAGATCTCGGCGCGTGACGTCGGTTTATCAGATCTGCGAAAGAGCGTGACGATGATGGAAAACAGATCTATAGAAATAGAGGAGGGAAAAGTCTAAGGAACGTTTGTTTCGGAGTGAGAAATTAGGGTTTGGTAAGTTTTTTTTGGGGCTTTtctgtatttttatatttattttgttttctctAATTTCgcagaaaaataggaaaaatattcTAAAGGCGGTGTAAAAAGGAAGCTGGACTATTTCGGGTGAAGAAATTAAGTATTATGAAGTGACTGAAATACCCTTAATGTAGGTTTCTTGTTGGAGAAGACAGCGAGGTTGAGATGAAATGACAGGTGTGCCCTTTGCTTTTTGAATGGTGAAGGGACGTGCGTAAAGTAATGCTCACTCTTGGTTCTTTTTCTATTCATGTTTTCGCGGAATTAAGGATAAAATCAGCGTATACATTACTCTCTCGGAGCCTATTTGTAGGATTATATtggattttttattattgtttgtcGTTATACTTTGGAACATTAATTAAGTACTCTCTTCGGtcaacaataaataatttttttgcatttttttttgtgtgccaaaatatctgattttttcagatttcaagaatgatttaattattttttcctacattgcctTTGGAGTAAGTAATATTGGAGTATGTGTTAAAGAGTGTTTATGTGAaaagatagtaaatattaatatgatcaatttcattgctaattagtgttaaaagatgaatttcttaatttgtgtgaaaacaaccaaaaaatgatttattgtggaccggagggagtatattATAGACTATAATTAacttttacttctcaaattcttgcAACACATTAATTGAGTATATTATTGACTATattaatagcccgtttggccaaactgcaaaaatcagcttattttgagaagtgtttttttcaaaagtgcttttctcaaaagtactttgggtgagaagcagtttgtgtttgactaattagtttgaaaaacacttctgagcagcaattagtgtttgaccaagctttaaaaaactgcttctaagtgtatttttctcaaaagtgcttctcaaaaaagtaattttggagagaagctacttttttctgcttctccaaaactgcttctgcttctcctcaaaaacacttttttttccttccagaagtttggccaaacacctcaaattgaggccaaaagtgcttttggccaaaaataagtttggccaaacaggctataactttttcttcttctcaaattCATACAACTTGTTAGGATGGTTATTATGTATTGTTTCACAATGTATCGTATCATATTATATAGAATTGTATAGTATTGTTTTGATGACTACAACGTTTGAGTAGATTGTATCATTTTCCATTGTTTCATAATTTTACACACCAATAATTTGaagaataaatttatatataaagatAAAGCATGATACGAGGTAGAGTTGTTAAGAAAAGAATAAggtaaaatataattattattaaggacAAAATGAGAGGAAGAAAAATAAGGTAATAACACGATCACACCAAATCAGTCATTATATAAAATGAAACATTTCACCGTTACATAAAGACCAATTTAGCAATATGATATAATAGAATTTAAATAATAATCAaaacattatatttaaagtaacaatacaatataataggtaacaaccatccaaacaagttgtcaCTCATAGAAAGTTGTAAAGACTTTTTGAAAATCAATTAAAACCTTTGGAAAGAAAAGATTAATAACtccttaaattttgaaaaaaataaattattttggaTCAAATAGAAAAtactaaaaaaatcaaataaaaaggaATGGAGGGAGTAGGGATTATCCAATATGTACTACATCCGGCAATTCAATTGAAAATTGATGCAGATTCTCTCAAGATGGTTATACTTCATTCTTTATTCGAGGAATAATCTACCTATTTGTGCAGAAAATTGGCATATGAAAATGTCAGTGGTGCATTCTCCAATAGGCAATGGATTTCTAGTAGCTATTGTTTTTTATAACCGTGATGTTCGGACTagcttgcgcgcacctcgactaatttcaCGGGATACCTGCCACCTCCCACCTGCAACAGATACCGGGTAACTATATCCACCAaaacttggatagatgggaagaaatcacttaggggtcgtttggtacgtgCATAAGAGTAATGCTGAATAGGATGTATTAATAATGTGATATTAGTTATATTTGCATTAGTTATGTTAACATATTTCTTttccattgtttggtttgatgtattaaagcattgcacaatttttgaaaaaagtgtgtgtttacaaaaataccctcataACCAGTCTATCTCtttatctttttaaaagaaacatttgttgagaaatatttttatatgaaaaaggttCGAAAAAGATATTTAATTTGTCTACCTATATGGTAGTATAGAggtgaatatttatttataaaaaaagaaatgaaatacgctaaatatttatttatttaataggggtataattttattttccactttcttgaattatttcaaacatgcattaatataatactccctccggtccaaaataagtaattttttggttgttttcacacatattaagaaagtcaccttttaacattaattcgcaatgaaattgatcatattaaccttCATTATatcttcacataaacactcctaatacatactccaacattaattactccaagggcaatgtaggaaaaaaataattaattcattcttgaaatctgaaaaaatcacttattttggaccacaagaaaaaagccaaaaatcacttattttggaccaaagaGAGTAACATATTTTAaacaagcataaattttgaagggcaattttgtctttaactaaacTAATGTATGCATTAAAACTCATTGCATTGTTAATACCATGATTtcttatgcattagttatgcatataataataccaaatagggtgcataactaatgcataagtTTAAAAGGCGTACCAAACAAGATATTATTAATACACAacgttaatgcatgcattattttatctaatgcatcctaccaaatgaccccttagtgTTTTTTTGCCTCCGTTGGATTTAAACTCGAGACCTCATAATTCTCACTTACTTCATTGACCACCAGGCCACGCACCCTTGGGTGTGAATTTCTAGTAGCTATTATGTAGTATGTCTAGTCATCTCTCTAGTTTTAGAGGTCGCATGTTAATTTAATAACAAAGGGTGTCACTGCACCGATGTCAAGTTGTAACAACATATGTTGCTCGAACTCTTCAAAATATTGTTAGATGTATGTCGGATGCTCCAAAAGCAATGGATTCTTGGAGGATACAACACGGGTGCCGCAACACTTTTAGAGTGTCCGGCGCAACATATGTAAAAACTAACCTGTCAATACAGTTAAGAAGCATGGtgtttctttttccccttttacCACTagtgacaacatacaaaatctttccGAAGTTTTCATCATGATGCAGTATTTAGACAAAAAATGTTAGGATCAACTAATTAAGACATATTTATCTCCATCTGATAATAAACCTGTAGCACCGGCTGGCATCTTAGCTTCTGAAGCATCCTTTCGAACCTGAGCATGCGATTCAGCTTCGTGCTGGAACATCTTGACGAGTTCTTGTAACTCTAGTCTTCTAACCTCGACCTGCTCCTCCATTACTGGTTTTTTCAATCCAAGATAGATCAATCCAATAGCTATCAACACAGCTCCTAGCAAGACAAGAGCGAGCGAGAAGAAGGCAAATGCATATGGGGAACCCCCATTTCCAGGAATTCCATCCACATTTATCCCAAAGAGCCCGGTGATAATAGAAAGAACAAGTCCACAGCCTCCAAATACACCTAGATTATGTTGGACACGAAGGCTCTGATCCTGAAGTTAAAGAGGTTCAGAGTAAAAGCTCAATAGGTGTACATGAAAGTTACTGTTTAATAAAGATGAATACTCCTAATACACGTCAGGAAATGACTGATATGTCCAGAGCAGAAATGAAGGGCAGGGcaacccggtgcactaagctctcgctatgcgcggggtccggggaagggccggaccacaaggatctattatacgcagccttaccctgcatttcaagaggctatttccacggcttgaaccaatgacctcctggtcacatggcagcaactttaccagcaatgccaaggctccccttcgcCAGAGCAGAAATGAAGAAAACCattaaaatacttttttttattttggttcttTTATTTCTTGGGTCTGTTGGTCTAGCAAATGTACTCAAGAGCAAAGTTTAAGTCGGGTGATACACTGATATTTCATCATCTCACTGTTTTATGAAGCTATAGTAAATCTCTAGTATTGATATTTCTATGAAGTAATAACACCACATGGAAACAGCTTCATTACGAAGCTGCAtatgaaaaaaaaagtgaattaaAGCCATGATGGTTAAAGAGAAATATTTATATAGTCTattcttaaaagaaaaaaaagatttatATAGTCTAAAAAATCGAGTTTTTGAACTTCAAACTAAAGAAATTTCTGAAATTGTGAATTATTCAAAAAGTTAATTGCATGAAGA includes the following:
- the LOC107813657 gene encoding PHD finger protein At1g33420; the encoded protein is MVVMNGRPMKRLKRRVTADLNDFLTFPDVGSIGGGSSEPFRTTVKAFLSKHALLPPPSSLFPHLLTWQILFRVGDLTNDDGDEDSSPAIVCLDVIEEDVARSRSVYCDQCRVVGWSSNPVCAKRFHFIIKSDGNSIGGYNKPCAGCGEALHLSESRCKSCNHVMTTEDVEDWMYHQLEDNSHLLHAVIHSNGYGHLLRVNGREGGSRLLSGNNIMNFWDRLCKVIGARKISVMDVSKKYGLELRLLHCLTKGHPWYGEWGYQFGAGSFGLTQNAYKQAVENLSSLPLTIFLSQGRKPRTRLQDLISFYQSLSEGELVNIRDLFVFLTSSIRDARKSALGADDNSTYKKRKLCDSKSKVLCAWTSNDVLRVEEAMFRVLRAVSGSNWVSWRALRGAVCKAGPPELLDYCLKELNGKQAADGMVVNARCVNGSGAMEYKLERGNPMVNVNTNGNRLPCTPNFPSEEHLRRDLKYLYECMLNPQTMLNHIPLTKRELAVRSARIVLDCKQFMKEYQPERFLPIPKSDSIQLLCEVDIMEHSDVHSRNPPPELMILPSDATISDLKAEATRTFQDVYLMFRRFQADELVGYSGLKEATQVKLLLGSAEFVTVRGKFLGKNALSRYRMERGVERWTVDCFCGAKDDDGERMLACDVCGVWQHTRCAGIPDLDAVPARFICLRCRCVSQTTNTSGNCKDESVAGGARGGLGKSLTNAA